TTTTTGTTATATTGTTAGTAAAAGTGGTGACAAGTCTCACCACCACTTTTCTcaattatataatttatattcgcTGGAATTGATATAGTAATTTATATAAGGTATGCGATTTCTCATTGCCAGCATTCTAATCTTGGTGCAGGAGATGTCCTACAATAACTACCTAGATGCCGATGCAGCTTGGAATTGTGTGTGTGAGTTTAAAAAACCTACTTGTGTAGTTGTAAAGCATACGAATCCTTGTGGGGTAGCTTCACGTGATGATATAATTGAGGCATACAGACTAGCTGTAAAAGCTGATCCAGTGAGTGCTTTTGGTGGCATTGTCGCCTTCAACATAGAAGTCGATGAGGTTAGTTTGTTTACATCATAAATTCGACGTGACTTTATTTTCTGGTTAAGGTTGCGTTCATACAAGATTCTTTCTACACTGAATCATAACAAGATAAGGGATCTACTGAATTCATTTGAAgcacccttgcatgcaaacttttGACTGAAAACAGAGTATTAATATTGATCGTCAAGAATCCCAATCCCAGTTGGGATGAGAAGAATGATTCTCTCTGCAATGTCGCTATGAGTGACAGGTAcataaaaaatcaaatttatgCATCATTTAATCCTGATGAAATAATTTGATGTGTTTGGAAGGTTCTTGCCAAGGATATCCGAGAATTTAGAAGCCCCACTGATGGAGAAACTCGAATGTTTTATGAGATTGTGGTTGCTCCCAAATATACACAAAAAGGACTTGAGGTTCTCCGTGGGAAGTCCAAGACTTTGAGAATACTTGAGGCGAGCCAGAATAGCAAAGGGAAGCTTTCCCTTAGACAGGTTGGTGGGGGTTGGCTGGCTCAAGATTCTGATGATTTAACTCCAGAAGATATACAATTCAAAACAGTCTCTGAGAAGAAGCCTCATGAAAGTGAGCTTCATGATGCAGAGTTTGCCTGGTTATGTGTGAAGCATGTGAAGAGTAACGCTATTGTAGTTGCAAAGGTTAACAAGTTTCTGAACATTGTCCGTCTTCCATTTTTCTTCTTACTGCATACAGCTTATCATTATTTTTATGTCACAGAATAATTGTATGTTGGGCATGGGAAGCGGGCAGCCAAACCGTGTGGAAAGCTTGAGGATAGCATTAAGAAAAGCTGGAAACGAGGTCAAAGGCGCAGCTTTGGCTAGTGATGCATTCTTTCCATTTGGTAAGTACATATTCAAGGATTAGTAGATATCTGAATGCAAGATTTTGTTGTCTAGCTCTAATGTGGCTCAATTTTCTTTAAACAGCTTGGAAAGACGCGGTTGAAGAAGCCTGCGAAAGCGGGGTTGCTGTAATAGCAGAGCCCGGGGGTAGCATAAGAGATAATGATGCAATTAGTTGTTGTAACAAGTATGGAGTTTCACTTCTCTTCACTAATGTGAGGCACTTTAGGCATTAGTAAGAAAGTGGATCCATCTCTCAATGTATGCCTATTTGGAAAATTGCGGATTGTATAACTTGTAAAATTTTGATATCCATGGTCTATGCTGGCCTAGGTTTAATTAGCAGATACAAGAATAAAGAGGTTACTGAGGGATATGTAGGCGGGGAAATATTGTAATCTGCATCGTAACCACAATTGATTTTGGAGTAAAATTGTGAGATGGAAAACTCAAGTAGTTATGATCATGAAGCTGT
This sequence is a window from Apium graveolens cultivar Ventura chromosome 9, ASM990537v1, whole genome shotgun sequence. Protein-coding genes within it:
- the LOC141684198 gene encoding uncharacterized protein LOC141684198 isoform X2, whose translation is MAEAVDTISSPAATSVSGSKQVLISLSDKKDLAMLGNGLQELGYNIVSTGGTASALEGNGVSVTRVEELTGFPEMLDGRVKTLHPNVHGGILARRDQSHHMEALDKHGIGTFDVVIVNLYPFYDTVSSTNEISFEDGIENIDIGGPTMIRAAAKNHKDVLVVVDSKDYPELLESLKANKVNEQFRRKLAWKAFQHVASYDSAVSEWLWKQTEGEDKFPPSLTVPLSLKSSLRYGENPHQKAAFYVDKSLAEFNAGGIATAIQHHGKEMSYNNYLDADAAWNCVCEFKKPTCVVVKHTNPCGVASRDDIIEAYRLAVKADPVSAFGGIVAFNIEVDEVLAKDIREFRSPTDGETRMFYEIVVAPKYTQKGLEVLRGKSKTLRILEASQNSKGKLSLRQVGGGWLAQDSDDLTPEDIQFKTVSEKKPHESELHDAEFAWLCVKHVKSNAIVVAKNNCMLGMGSGQPNRVESLRIALRKAGNEVKGAALASDAFFPFAWKDAVEEACESGVAVIAEPGGSIRDNDAISCCNKYGVSLLFTNVRHFRH